A window from Rana temporaria chromosome 8, aRanTem1.1, whole genome shotgun sequence encodes these proteins:
- the LOC120909505 gene encoding gastrula zinc finger protein XlCGF53.1-like gives MDHMMSSMRLEEYPSHMTETILNLALEIIYLLTGENFPPVKSGDHLTITVPSSHLLKPKKNNEKKIVEVTNKIIVLLTGEVSGVGNSGTLSSKRQGMCLDGDCIIVCVRFL, from the exons ATGGATCACATGATGTCATCAATGAGGTTGGAAGAGTAcccgagtcacatgactgagacgATATTGAACCTtgccctggagatcatctacctgctgaccggagag AATTTTCCTCCAGTGAAGTCTGGTGACCATCTAACCATCACAGTGCCTTCATCGCATTTGCTGAAACCCAAGAAAAACAATGAGAAGAAGATTGTGGAAGTCACCAACAAGATCATTgttctgctgacaggagaggtgagcggtgttGGAAATTCTGGGACGTTATCCAGTAaaagacaagggatgtgtctggatggtgactgtatcattgtgtgtgtcaggttcctataa
- the LOC120909504 gene encoding gastrula zinc finger protein XlCGF66.1-like isoform X1: MDHMMSSMRLEEDPSHMTERILNLALEIIYLLTGESFPPVKSGDHLTITVPSSHLLKPNKNNEKKIVEVTNKIIVLLTGEEQKHLEEHKDLYKDVMMENQPPLTSPDGSSNGNPPERCPSPLYSRDSTQEDHTITHHYQVGGLSV; this comes from the exons ATGGATCATATGATGTCATCAATGAGGTTGGAAGAGGAcccgagtcacatgactgagaggatattGAACCtcgccctggagatcatctacctgctgaccggagag agttttcctcctgtgaagtctggtGACCATCTAACCATCACAGTGCCTTCATCGCATTTGCTGAAACCCAATAAAAACAATGAGAAGAAGATTGTGGAAGTCACCAACAAGATCATTGTTctactgacaggagag GAACAGAAGCATTTAGAAGAACACAAGGacctctacaaggacgtcatgatggagaatcagccgcccctcacatcaccag atggatccagtaatgggaacccaccagagagatgtccctctcctctgtattcccgggattccacacaggaagatcacaccatcacTCATCATTATCAGGTAGGTGGACTCAGTGTATAG
- the LOC120909504 gene encoding gastrula zinc finger protein XlCGF66.1-like isoform X2, whose protein sequence is MDHMMSSMRLEEDPSHMTERILNLALEIIYLLTGESFPPVKSGDHLTITVPSSHLLKPNKNNEKKIVEVTNKIIVLLTGEKHLEEHKDLYKDVMMENQPPLTSPDGSSNGNPPERCPSPLYSRDSTQEDHTITHHYQVGGLSV, encoded by the exons ATGGATCATATGATGTCATCAATGAGGTTGGAAGAGGAcccgagtcacatgactgagaggatattGAACCtcgccctggagatcatctacctgctgaccggagag agttttcctcctgtgaagtctggtGACCATCTAACCATCACAGTGCCTTCATCGCATTTGCTGAAACCCAATAAAAACAATGAGAAGAAGATTGTGGAAGTCACCAACAAGATCATTGTTctactgacaggagag AAGCATTTAGAAGAACACAAGGacctctacaaggacgtcatgatggagaatcagccgcccctcacatcaccag atggatccagtaatgggaacccaccagagagatgtccctctcctctgtattcccgggattccacacaggaagatcacaccatcacTCATCATTATCAGGTAGGTGGACTCAGTGTATAG